One Paenibacillus sp. FSL W8-0186 genomic window carries:
- a CDS encoding LacI family DNA-binding transcriptional regulator, whose protein sequence is MKESKIIDVARRANVSPATVSRVLNGSNLVNAKTEERVLQAIRELDYIPNNMGKQLRSRKTMNLAVVVSDVRVSYYAEIIKGIENMANSLHYNVLICDAQNEKAKEREFLSLLMNRTVDALILVTPNLSDEEIAVYADNGYMVGLIGRKIEHARIPCSFTDNIKLAQEVVFHLAEQGHRKIAFLSGYADATDSIERLEGYVKALKACGIPFEPALVENGDFSEEGGCEAFHRLCSSGADFTAVFAANDEMALGVYKACNELGISIPDQLAVAGVDNIRLTNYVTPRISSVEQPLYAMGAVLAEKLIDQMNDNVWAEKRCFKVDAKLVVKESSKGAE, encoded by the coding sequence ATGAAGGAGAGCAAAATCATTGATGTTGCCAGGAGAGCCAATGTGTCGCCCGCTACGGTATCCCGCGTGCTGAACGGCAGCAACCTCGTAAATGCCAAGACGGAGGAAAGGGTGCTGCAGGCCATCCGGGAGCTGGATTACATCCCTAATAATATGGGCAAGCAGCTTCGTTCGCGCAAAACGATGAATCTGGCGGTCGTCGTCTCCGATGTGCGCGTATCTTATTATGCGGAAATCATCAAAGGCATCGAGAACATGGCCAATTCGCTCCATTATAACGTCCTCATTTGCGATGCGCAGAACGAGAAGGCGAAGGAACGGGAGTTCCTTTCCTTGCTCATGAACCGGACAGTGGACGCTCTAATCCTTGTAACGCCGAATCTATCGGATGAGGAGATTGCAGTCTATGCCGATAACGGGTATATGGTGGGCCTGATTGGACGGAAAATTGAGCACGCGCGCATCCCATGTTCTTTTACGGATAACATCAAGCTGGCCCAGGAGGTGGTCTTCCATCTTGCGGAGCAGGGACACCGGAAAATCGCTTTTCTTAGCGGATATGCGGATGCGACGGACAGTATCGAGCGATTGGAGGGTTATGTGAAAGCGCTTAAAGCATGCGGCATCCCGTTTGAGCCTGCTCTGGTCGAAAACGGCGATTTCTCGGAGGAAGGAGGCTGCGAGGCCTTCCACCGACTGTGCAGCAGCGGGGCTGACTTTACGGCCGTATTCGCCGCAAACGACGAGATGGCACTGGGGGTGTACAAGGCTTGCAATGAACTCGGAATATCCATTCCCGATCAATTGGCGGTTGCCGGGGTGGATAACATTAGGCTGACTAACTATGTGACGCCAAGAATCAGCTCGGTAGAGCAGCCGCTTTATGCGATGGGGGCCGTGCTGGCCGAGAAACTGATCGATCAGATGAACGACAATGTGTGGGCGGAGAAGCGGTGTTTTAAAGTCGATGCGAAGCTAGTCGTGAAGGAATCTTCCAAAGGAGCGGAATAA
- a CDS encoding S-layer homology domain-containing protein, with protein sequence MKGMRITKKGKSVLSLVLSTSLVLSMFSGLFASSVGAAAEPVEVWVTTGDKSKLLHQEPGIAFGPAGGASPYTIHVDENTTYQEIEGFGAALTDSSAWLLGEVLTDAARDEVMEQLFDVNQGIGFSYIRLPMGSSDFARSHYTYNDTAGNAEDLSLSQFSIDHDRQYIIPVLKQALAMNPEIKIMGSPWSAPAWMKDNKSLAKGKLKPEYYDAYARYFVKFIEAYAAEGIEIDTVTIQNEPHHEADNYASMRMEAAEQAEFIKNHLGPAFAAANINTKILIWDHNWSDPDYPIEVLNDPEAKRYIAGSAFHGYAGKVENQAQVHDLHPDKGIYFTESSGGDFAPVFGDNLAWDVQNLIIGSTRNWAKTVLKWNLALDEDYGPRVGGCTDCRGVVTADKPSKSITSLNEEYYAFGHASKFVRPGAVRIKSNTLGSGSIENVAFKNKDGSKALIVLNSAKSQREFKVQWGAQSFTYTLPAGAVATFTWDGAPTGDAGMNPYGRVEAEDYANASGIQTGVAADAGGGSYVAPAGNEGYIAFDNVQFVDGTATVKVRAAAEQDASIEFRAGSPQGQLLGEVRLANTGGLQQWVTKSAVIQHAAGTLPLYVVLKGQVHLNWFQFSFEHYRDTLNYLSYNGGFEEGTLEDWEEWMPAGQEAAHKAEMGDARSGEYKLTHWAGQAYEQRTYRTVQVPNGTYKASVWLRKGDNIEIQLQAKNYGGPDRSVTANAGFIGDYRQYVLDDIRVTNGQLEIGVHSKATVGEWATFDDFELTPVTTNAPAAGAGAGAPAVPGQVNAAVTGGFRAELRWDSAGSDVNGYKIYRSVKDIAGATVIDGAYVDFVEAGMTGAASLTFMDEGLRGDTTYYYVVTAFNDHGESGVSQQVSITTASGTDTVPPAVPAGLKAEAGVEQAALRWNYSLDSDFARYHVYQNDARIASVEPATESRFVAKGLQPGAEYRFAVTAVDQAGNESAKSAEVTVIPLSAGTLIPFENMDFELGTFAGWSEWHPEQQPIAQFVDNDSPRGQYKLTHWGSGDYIQSTFRTLEVPNGKYKVQVWARTGGGQNKFQLEVKNYGGENLARDMRKADGGSWTPFFLDNIQVTNGQLEIGVYSDAKAGNWAAIDDFQVFSYAPSAPAGIKAIGGDQSASLQWQRNTEFDMASYNVYQDGSLVRNVTAPTVVIEGLTNEQTYTFAVRAVDTDGNESLSSRSVTVTPRVPVPVENAGFEHGDTTGWSSWNSGGDAHFVDSDNPRTGNYKLTHWAGADYMQNTYRTIGLASVTDDTYQASIWVRTGTDLNALRMEIKKYGGPDLEIDLSSASSSDWTLFISEPFQITSGEVEIGLFTDAKGGNWTAFDDFQLIQVNHGDSVPVTGISLVPAELTLNLANHRTQALTAVITPDNATHREVEWSSDNESVAVVNGGVVTAVGAGAATVTATTVDGGYSASARVTVIAEPTSPQPEPKPSPGSGSSWSGSGSTGQSAQQPVDKENKPAVTRNGSTAVIGNFPSQAALIQVSGELLKEAASGDGVTRLLLGLSGASESEPLVVELPVQALYEIAAATSNLSMAFQTRHAEYESSLSAMLPAVQPADDQAVLRIEIGEAADGANLLGDAVRSTLIAAVPAFHIELQSGGVSNEISHFGQAYLSRTLKLDSKADPSGITGIAIDPATGQMSFVPLTVLHTEDGQVHAVLKTNYADDRIIAIIAVQAKTFAYIQAHWAKTGIEALSARFIIHGTANGAFDPQQQVTRAEWVSMLVRALGLAQGGTQSTHSFTDVPEAAWYKDSVQTAVEAGLIQGFADGTFKANEAVTREQMAVTLLKAMELADGPQNEAAGSQAQLNMASFKDAEDVSAWAVEAMSRLTGTGILAGDNQGLLQPNRQASRAEAAVVLHKVLQRLNFITE encoded by the coding sequence ATGAAAGGCATGAGGATTACGAAGAAGGGCAAGTCCGTCTTGTCTCTCGTTTTAAGCACGTCACTCGTCTTGTCGATGTTCTCTGGACTCTTTGCCAGTTCTGTCGGCGCGGCGGCCGAGCCGGTTGAGGTATGGGTTACGACGGGGGATAAGTCCAAGTTGTTACACCAAGAGCCGGGTATTGCGTTTGGTCCGGCGGGCGGGGCAAGCCCGTACACGATTCATGTGGACGAGAATACGACTTATCAGGAAATCGAAGGCTTTGGAGCGGCGTTAACCGATTCATCAGCCTGGCTGCTGGGGGAAGTGCTGACCGACGCAGCGCGTGATGAAGTGATGGAGCAGTTGTTCGATGTCAACCAGGGCATCGGCTTCAGCTACATTCGGCTGCCGATGGGCTCCAGCGACTTTGCCCGCTCGCATTATACGTACAACGATACGGCGGGAAATGCGGAGGATCTTTCGTTAAGCCAGTTTTCGATCGATCATGACCGGCAGTATATCATCCCAGTGTTGAAGCAGGCTCTGGCGATGAATCCCGAAATCAAGATCATGGGCTCTCCATGGAGCGCCCCGGCCTGGATGAAGGATAACAAGTCGCTGGCCAAAGGCAAGCTGAAGCCGGAGTATTACGATGCCTACGCCCGGTACTTCGTGAAGTTCATCGAGGCTTACGCCGCGGAAGGCATTGAGATCGACACAGTTACGATTCAGAACGAGCCGCATCACGAAGCCGACAACTATGCCAGCATGCGCATGGAGGCGGCGGAGCAGGCCGAGTTCATTAAGAATCATTTGGGCCCAGCCTTCGCGGCGGCGAATATCAACACGAAAATATTGATTTGGGATCATAACTGGAGCGACCCGGATTATCCAATCGAGGTGCTGAACGACCCGGAAGCGAAGCGGTACATTGCGGGTTCGGCCTTTCACGGATATGCGGGAAAAGTAGAAAATCAGGCTCAGGTGCATGATTTGCATCCCGATAAAGGCATTTATTTTACGGAGAGCTCCGGCGGAGATTTCGCACCCGTCTTCGGCGACAACCTGGCTTGGGATGTGCAGAACCTGATCATCGGTTCAACCCGCAATTGGGCCAAGACGGTGCTGAAATGGAACCTGGCTCTCGATGAGGATTACGGCCCGCGGGTGGGCGGCTGTACGGACTGCCGCGGCGTGGTGACGGCGGATAAGCCGTCCAAATCGATTACTTCCTTGAATGAAGAATATTATGCGTTTGGTCATGCCAGCAAATTTGTGCGGCCCGGCGCGGTTCGCATCAAATCGAACACGCTCGGCAGCGGCAGCATCGAGAATGTGGCCTTCAAGAACAAAGACGGCTCCAAGGCGCTGATCGTGCTCAATTCCGCGAAGTCGCAGCGGGAGTTTAAGGTGCAGTGGGGCGCCCAGAGCTTCACGTATACTCTGCCTGCGGGGGCGGTTGCTACCTTTACGTGGGACGGAGCGCCAACGGGAGATGCCGGCATGAATCCTTATGGCCGGGTGGAGGCCGAGGACTACGCGAATGCCAGCGGCATTCAGACCGGAGTGGCGGCCGATGCAGGAGGTGGCTCTTACGTAGCGCCTGCGGGCAATGAAGGATATATCGCTTTCGATAACGTGCAGTTCGTGGACGGCACGGCGACCGTGAAGGTCCGGGCGGCAGCGGAGCAGGATGCGTCGATCGAATTCCGGGCAGGCTCGCCGCAAGGGCAGCTGCTGGGCGAAGTGCGCCTGGCGAATACCGGAGGATTGCAGCAGTGGGTGACGAAGAGCGCTGTGATTCAGCATGCGGCGGGTACTCTTCCGCTGTATGTCGTGCTCAAAGGGCAGGTGCATTTGAACTGGTTCCAGTTCTCGTTCGAGCACTACCGCGATACGCTGAACTACTTGTCCTATAACGGCGGCTTTGAGGAAGGCACGCTTGAGGACTGGGAGGAATGGATGCCGGCCGGTCAGGAAGCCGCGCATAAGGCCGAAATGGGCGATGCCCGCAGCGGCGAATACAAGCTGACCCACTGGGCGGGTCAAGCCTACGAGCAGAGAACCTACCGGACGGTACAGGTTCCGAATGGGACTTATAAGGCCTCGGTATGGCTTCGCAAAGGAGACAACATCGAAATTCAGCTTCAGGCCAAAAATTACGGCGGGCCAGACCGCTCCGTAACGGCGAATGCAGGATTCATCGGCGACTACAGGCAATATGTGCTGGACGACATCCGGGTCACGAACGGCCAGCTGGAAATCGGCGTCCATTCCAAAGCTACGGTGGGCGAGTGGGCCACCTTTGATGACTTCGAATTGACGCCTGTGACGACGAATGCGCCTGCTGCGGGCGCGGGCGCCGGAGCTCCGGCGGTACCGGGTCAGGTTAACGCCGCGGTGACGGGCGGATTCCGTGCCGAGCTGCGGTGGGATTCTGCAGGCAGCGACGTCAATGGCTATAAAATTTACCGTTCCGTTAAGGATATCGCCGGCGCGACGGTCATCGACGGCGCTTATGTTGATTTCGTGGAAGCCGGCATGACAGGGGCAGCCAGCCTAACCTTTATGGATGAGGGTTTAAGAGGGGACACGACGTATTATTATGTGGTGACGGCCTTCAATGACCATGGCGAATCCGGGGTGTCGCAGCAGGTCAGCATCACTACAGCATCGGGCACCGATACCGTTCCGCCTGCTGTGCCTGCGGGCCTCAAAGCAGAAGCTGGAGTAGAGCAGGCTGCTTTAAGGTGGAATTACAGCCTGGACAGTGATTTTGCGAGATATCATGTATATCAAAATGACGCCAGAATCGCTTCCGTCGAGCCGGCCACCGAATCGAGATTTGTGGCAAAAGGCTTGCAGCCTGGCGCGGAATACCGGTTCGCGGTAACAGCGGTCGACCAGGCGGGCAACGAGTCGGCGAAATCTGCCGAGGTTACGGTAATCCCGTTGTCTGCCGGCACTTTGATTCCGTTTGAGAATATGGATTTCGAGCTCGGCACTTTTGCCGGATGGTCGGAGTGGCACCCGGAACAGCAGCCAATCGCCCAGTTCGTCGATAACGACAGCCCAAGAGGACAATACAAATTAACGCATTGGGGCTCAGGGGATTATATTCAATCGACGTTCCGCACGCTGGAGGTGCCAAACGGCAAATACAAGGTTCAAGTGTGGGCCCGGACGGGCGGAGGCCAGAACAAATTCCAGCTGGAGGTTAAAAATTACGGCGGAGAGAATCTGGCCAGAGATATGCGCAAAGCCGATGGCGGAAGCTGGACTCCGTTCTTCCTTGATAACATCCAAGTCACGAACGGCCAGCTGGAAATCGGCGTCTATTCGGACGCCAAAGCCGGGAATTGGGCGGCGATTGACGATTTCCAAGTGTTCAGCTACGCGCCTTCCGCGCCGGCGGGAATCAAGGCAATCGGCGGCGATCAAAGCGCCTCGCTGCAGTGGCAGCGGAACACGGAATTCGACATGGCTTCCTATAATGTGTACCAGGACGGAAGCCTGGTGCGCAATGTGACTGCACCTACCGTGGTGATCGAGGGCCTGACGAACGAGCAGACCTACACCTTCGCCGTTCGGGCCGTAGATACGGACGGGAACGAGTCGCTGTCATCCCGGTCCGTCACCGTAACACCGCGCGTTCCGGTGCCGGTGGAGAACGCGGGCTTCGAGCATGGCGACACGACGGGCTGGAGCAGCTGGAACTCCGGCGGTGATGCCCATTTTGTCGATAGCGACAATCCGCGTACAGGGAATTATAAGCTCACGCATTGGGCGGGAGCCGACTACATGCAGAATACGTATCGAACGATCGGCTTGGCCAGCGTGACAGATGATACCTACCAAGCATCGATCTGGGTGAGAACCGGAACTGATCTGAATGCCCTCCGTATGGAAATCAAAAAATACGGCGGCCCGGATTTGGAGATTGATTTAAGCTCAGCCAGTTCTTCCGATTGGACGCTGTTCATCAGTGAGCCATTTCAAATCACGAGCGGGGAAGTGGAAATCGGCTTATTCACGGACGCCAAGGGCGGCAATTGGACGGCGTTCGACGATTTCCAACTAATTCAGGTGAACCACGGGGACAGCGTACCGGTGACCGGGATTTCGCTCGTTCCTGCGGAGCTGACGCTGAATCTAGCGAATCATCGGACACAGGCGCTAACAGCCGTCATTACGCCGGACAACGCTACCCACCGGGAGGTAGAGTGGAGCAGCGATAACGAGTCGGTCGCGGTCGTGAACGGCGGGGTAGTCACGGCGGTAGGCGCCGGGGCGGCGACGGTGACGGCAACTACGGTGGACGGCGGTTATTCGGCCAGTGCAAGAGTGACGGTGATTGCAGAGCCGACCTCACCTCAGCCTGAGCCGAAACCAAGCCCGGGTTCAGGGTCGTCCTGGAGCGGCTCGGGAAGCACCGGCCAGTCCGCTCAGCAGCCTGTGGACAAGGAGAACAAGCCGGCCGTTACACGGAATGGCAGCACTGCAGTAATTGGCAACTTCCCTAGCCAGGCAGCATTGATTCAGGTTAGCGGAGAGCTGCTGAAGGAAGCGGCTTCTGGCGATGGGGTAACGAGACTGCTGTTGGGTCTTAGCGGGGCGTCCGAATCCGAGCCGCTCGTCGTTGAGCTGCCGGTGCAGGCACTATATGAGATTGCAGCTGCAACCAGCAATCTGTCCATGGCGTTCCAGACGAGACATGCGGAATACGAGTCGAGTTTGTCCGCCATGCTGCCTGCCGTTCAACCGGCAGATGATCAGGCCGTGCTGCGGATTGAAATCGGAGAAGCCGCGGACGGCGCCAATCTGTTGGGCGATGCCGTCAGAAGCACGCTGATCGCAGCTGTCCCGGCGTTTCATATCGAGCTGCAATCCGGCGGGGTGAGTAACGAGATCAGCCACTTTGGCCAGGCTTATCTCTCCCGGACGTTAAAGCTGGATTCTAAGGCAGATCCGTCTGGAATAACGGGGATTGCCATTGATCCTGCAACGGGGCAAATGAGCTTTGTTCCGCTGACCGTGCTGCATACGGAAGATGGTCAGGTGCATGCGGTGCTGAAGACGAATTATGCGGACGACCGGATCATCGCCATCATTGCCGTCCAGGCCAAGACCTTTGCCTACATTCAGGCGCATTGGGCGAAGACGGGTATTGAGGCGCTTTCGGCAAGATTCATTATTCATGGTACGGCAAACGGCGCATTTGATCCCCAGCAGCAGGTGACTCGCGCAGAATGGGTTTCCATGCTTGTTCGGGCTTTAGGTCTGGCGCAAGGGGGAACACAAAGCACGCATTCGTTCACCGATGTACCGGAGGCGGCATGGTACAAGGATTCCGTTCAGACCGCTGTTGAGGCGGGCTTGATTCAAGGCTTCGCGGACGGCACCTTTAAAGCGAATGAGGCGGTAACCCGAGAGCAAATGGCTGTTACCCTGCTTAAAGCGATGGAGCTTGCAGACGGGCCGCAAAATGAGGCTGCAGGCAGCCAAGCGCAGCTGAACATGGCCTCCTTCAAGGACGCGGAGGATGTCTCTGCATGGGCTGTAGAAGCCATGTCCCGGCTGACAGGTACGGGAATCCTTGCAGGAGACAACCAGGGGCTGCTGCAGCCCAACCGGCAGGCTTCCCGGGCTGAAGCGGCTGTGGTGCTTCACAAGGTATTGCAGAGATTAAATTTCATAACCGAATAG
- a CDS encoding DinB family protein, which yields MDLEQRRLWNENHKKLTEVILNPNEHARAIELFLNHHALLHSAKMSNGCIHTLEDFVLEGLEEGALRKYPVNAPDTKNSIVWHLWHIARVEDMTMNILVADSQQVLHSDHWLQKMNIRFPYGGNSMSDDDIAELSSVININSLLEYRIAVGKQTRKIISSLQPGEFRNKVEDCRVKRLFDENAILQEASDIADYWSKKTVAGLVLMPATRHNFLHLNKCARIKDKLQKKMKKPNRKAQQNGIR from the coding sequence ATGGATTTAGAGCAAAGAAGGCTTTGGAATGAAAACCATAAGAAGTTAACTGAAGTCATATTAAATCCAAACGAACATGCTCGAGCGATTGAGCTATTTCTGAATCACCATGCTTTGTTGCACTCAGCGAAAATGAGTAACGGCTGCATCCATACTTTGGAGGATTTCGTTCTGGAAGGTCTGGAGGAAGGGGCATTAAGGAAGTACCCAGTAAATGCTCCAGATACAAAGAATTCAATCGTATGGCATCTGTGGCATATTGCAAGAGTCGAGGACATGACGATGAATATTTTGGTTGCAGACAGTCAGCAGGTACTTCATTCTGATCATTGGCTGCAAAAAATGAACATCAGATTTCCCTATGGCGGAAACAGCATGAGTGATGATGATATCGCAGAACTAAGTTCAGTTATTAATATAAATTCATTATTAGAATATAGAATAGCTGTGGGAAAACAAACCCGGAAAATCATCTCATCACTGCAACCAGGCGAGTTCAGAAATAAAGTTGAAGATTGTAGAGTCAAAAGGTTGTTTGATGAAAATGCCATCCTTCAGGAAGCAAGCGATATTGCCGATTATTGGAGCAAGAAGACAGTTGCCGGACTTGTGCTAATGCCAGCAACGAGGCATAATTTTTTGCACTTGAATAAGTGTGCCCGTATAAAGGATAAATTGCAAAAGAAAATGAAAAAACCAAACCGGAAGGCTCAGCAGAATGGAATACGATAA
- a CDS encoding glycoside hydrolase family 30 beta sandwich domain-containing protein: MHNTKLLSDAVEVWWSSEVDPGKLKWFEGPRDIPYRLSRQPDIALTVPQETETTRITITPSHAGQQILGMGTSMEDTTISNLARMSPARREEVLRLLVDEESGIGLNLIRITLGTSDFTGQAFYTYNDMPEGVTDFEQRYFSIKKDVELGIVETVQQLIALAPKVKIFASSWSPPAWMKTSGSLKRGSLKEGPEYTAALAKYYRLAIQAYQEHGIPIYAMTLQNEPLFETDYPSCYMPPERQRELAVALRQELEQHGLETKIWIFDHNFSDAWAYVTPILNDAAGCGAVDGIALHDYEGSPEVMSEIHAAYPDKPIYLTERSLWGSAGADRMAQYFRNYACSYNAWVTMLDSNISPHQWLGTPGPTMMIRDAADVDNYWIIPEYYLLGQYTRFVKPGAYRVASDYGSKETVTNVVFRNPGGELVAVMINQSDAEQEFCVLCEGRQWLAKLPAKTVGTYRWRAGAGTVTG, from the coding sequence GACGGTGCCGCAGGAGACGGAGACGACTCGTATTACGATCACGCCAAGTCATGCCGGTCAGCAGATATTGGGCATGGGCACCTCGATGGAGGATACCACGATTAGCAATCTGGCAAGGATGAGCCCCGCCCGCCGGGAGGAGGTTCTGCGGCTTTTGGTCGATGAGGAATCGGGCATCGGGCTGAACTTAATCCGGATTACACTGGGAACCTCGGATTTTACCGGACAGGCCTTTTATACGTACAACGATATGCCCGAAGGGGTAACCGATTTTGAGCAGCGGTATTTTTCTATAAAAAAAGATGTTGAGCTCGGGATCGTAGAGACTGTTCAGCAGTTGATCGCGCTGGCGCCGAAGGTTAAGATATTTGCCTCCTCCTGGAGCCCGCCAGCCTGGATGAAGACAAGCGGCAGCCTGAAGCGGGGCAGCTTGAAGGAGGGGCCGGAGTACACGGCGGCCTTGGCGAAATATTACCGGTTGGCCATTCAGGCCTACCAGGAGCACGGGATTCCGATCTATGCGATGACTCTGCAGAACGAGCCGTTGTTCGAGACGGATTATCCGAGCTGTTATATGCCGCCTGAGAGGCAGAGAGAGCTGGCCGTCGCTTTGCGGCAGGAGCTGGAACAGCATGGGCTGGAGACGAAAATATGGATTTTCGATCATAATTTCAGCGACGCTTGGGCATACGTCACGCCTATTCTGAATGACGCAGCTGGATGCGGCGCCGTTGACGGGATTGCGCTGCATGACTACGAAGGCTCGCCAGAGGTCATGAGCGAAATACATGCCGCTTATCCGGACAAGCCGATTTATTTAACGGAGCGCTCCTTGTGGGGATCGGCCGGTGCAGACCGGATGGCGCAGTATTTCCGCAATTACGCCTGCAGCTACAACGCTTGGGTGACGATGCTGGACAGCAATATCAGCCCGCATCAATGGCTCGGAACGCCGGGACCTACGATGATGATCCGAGATGCGGCGGATGTAGACAACTATTGGATCATCCCGGAATATTACCTGCTGGGGCAGTACACCCGGTTCGTGAAGCCGGGGGCGTACAGGGTAGCCAGCGATTATGGCTCCAAGGAGACCGTGACGAATGTCGTCTTTCGCAATCCGGGCGGCGAGCTCGTTGCGGTGATGATTAACCAGAGCGATGCGGAGCAGGAATTCTGCGTACTTTGTGAGGGGCGCCAGTGGTTGGCCAAGCTTCCTGCAAAGACGGTGGGAACCTATCGCTGGCGGGCCGGCGCGGGGACAGTTACCGGCTAG
- a CDS encoding helix-turn-helix domain-containing protein: MLSRKDTRYYGKIFLAMTLSIVLTITVLSGILYINFERIALQQSYDQTMNSLSQTTQEASVMAVTASTFAKQIYSDQHIANLLNFADVHPMEISTAVRQLTNYRETSPFIDSIYVYNAKAHTFYVSTDMSVAAVFDESEFYDHEMREMLGNLEAYDSLMPIPRKLSIEGLAGNIAEKQRDVYSFLLYDTLMPKANRNAIVVNIKETQLHKHIDGSLTSDPANTFLLDKGGYLVSSSWKYPMLTDMKGTSYINRILADPDSSGYFVEEVDGVKSLVTYTEPDYLGWRYVRILPYTVISERIDILRGKTIIITVSILLAGLGISYFVSRRLFSGLSKKLSRLGNLEAEQRNSLQSMKYEYLRRLLHGDADRNPDRVKTGFARYGVGLDPYSPVRVLLMTVDDYRSFIEAYTVEDRQLLRFGVLNIAQEMLNEAGFAAAGVVLGDDRIAVIVQARDEGAENEREAILEHAGRIQAAVTQYLKLSITVSTSMIGEDIQAVHGLCLQAIEASFSRVFHGPGSIIDSETVELKKAKPYEYPLDKEKQLIDELYLERIPAVKELFSEIIRDTENYSYMSFQLAVSHLSFALQNAIRSMGRRLSVAGELAIPSMPLYQHEWNETLEEFMGRYMHLFDRLEKHMEENKGRTRQEDVSERIMKLIDEKYMDSSLSLDLLADELGLSADYIGRIFKQTTSKTILGYIQEVRMNKVRELLVETEDPIGEIAEQAGFSNNPYFYKAFKKHNGVTPAEYRRINGWQAEQEQELV; encoded by the coding sequence TTGCTTAGTCGAAAAGATACGCGCTATTACGGGAAAATATTTCTGGCGATGACCCTGTCGATCGTACTAACCATCACGGTTCTTTCTGGTATTCTCTACATTAATTTTGAACGAATTGCGCTTCAGCAGTCCTACGACCAGACGATGAACAGCCTCTCCCAGACCACTCAGGAGGCATCGGTGATGGCGGTCACGGCTTCCACATTCGCCAAGCAAATATATAGCGACCAGCATATCGCCAACCTGCTGAACTTTGCTGATGTCCATCCGATGGAGATTTCTACAGCCGTCCGGCAGCTGACCAATTATCGGGAGACTTCGCCTTTCATCGATTCGATTTATGTCTATAACGCCAAAGCGCATACGTTCTATGTGAGTACGGATATGAGCGTGGCTGCGGTATTCGATGAATCGGAGTTTTACGATCATGAAATGCGGGAGATGCTTGGCAATTTGGAGGCCTATGACTCCCTGATGCCAATCCCCCGCAAGCTCAGCATTGAAGGGCTCGCTGGAAATATTGCCGAGAAGCAGCGGGATGTATATAGCTTCCTGTTGTACGACACGCTGATGCCGAAGGCGAACAGAAACGCCATTGTGGTCAACATTAAAGAAACACAACTACATAAGCATATCGACGGCTCCCTGACGAGCGATCCAGCGAACACTTTTTTGCTGGATAAGGGCGGCTATCTCGTCTCCAGCAGCTGGAAATACCCTATGCTCACCGATATGAAGGGAACCTCGTATATTAATCGGATTTTGGCCGACCCGGACTCCTCGGGCTATTTTGTGGAGGAAGTGGACGGCGTGAAATCTTTGGTTACTTACACGGAGCCGGATTATTTGGGCTGGCGGTATGTCCGGATTCTTCCGTACACGGTCATTTCTGAACGGATCGACATCCTGCGCGGGAAGACGATTATCATCACGGTCTCCATTCTGCTGGCCGGGCTGGGCATATCCTACTTCGTATCACGGCGATTGTTCTCCGGGCTCAGCAAGAAGCTGTCCCGCCTGGGCAATCTGGAAGCGGAGCAGAGGAACAGCCTGCAGTCGATGAAATATGAATATTTGCGCAGGCTGCTGCACGGGGATGCCGACCGGAACCCGGATCGTGTTAAGACCGGCTTTGCCCGTTATGGGGTCGGGCTTGATCCCTACTCCCCGGTACGCGTGCTGCTGATGACAGTGGATGATTACCGCTCCTTTATCGAAGCTTACACGGTGGAGGATCGGCAGCTGCTGCGGTTCGGGGTGCTTAACATCGCCCAGGAAATGCTGAACGAGGCCGGGTTTGCAGCTGCCGGCGTCGTGCTTGGCGATGACCGTATTGCCGTAATCGTGCAGGCCAGGGACGAGGGAGCGGAGAATGAGCGCGAAGCGATTCTTGAGCATGCCGGCCGAATCCAAGCGGCGGTGACCCAATATTTAAAGCTGTCGATCACGGTCTCAACCAGCATGATCGGCGAGGACATCCAGGCCGTCCACGGGCTGTGCCTGCAGGCGATCGAGGCTTCCTTCTCCCGCGTATTCCATGGCCCGGGCAGTATCATTGACTCGGAGACCGTGGAGCTGAAGAAAGCAAAACCATATGAATATCCCCTGGATAAGGAGAAGCAGCTGATTGACGAGCTGTATCTCGAACGGATTCCTGCCGTAAAGGAGCTGTTCAGCGAAATTATCCGGGATACGGAGAATTACTCCTATATGTCGTTCCAGCTTGCGGTATCGCATTTGTCCTTTGCGCTGCAGAACGCCATTCGGTCGATGGGACGCCGCCTCTCCGTGGCGGGTGAACTGGCGATTCCTTCGATGCCGCTGTATCAGCATGAATGGAACGAGACGCTGGAGGAGTTCATGGGGCGCTATATGCATTTATTCGACCGTCTGGAGAAGCATATGGAGGAGAACAAGGGGAGAACGAGACAGGAGGACGTGTCGGAACGGATCATGAAACTGATTGATGAGAAGTATATGGATTCGAGCCTGTCGCTGGATTTGCTTGCGGATGAGCTAGGGCTGTCGGCCGACTATATCGGCCGGATCTTCAAGCAGACGACATCGAAGACGATCCTTGGTTATATTCAGGAGGTCCGGATGAACAAGGTACGTGAGCTGCTGGTCGAAACCGAAGATCCGATCGGGGAAATTGCCGAACAGGCCGGATTTTCCAACAATCCGTATTTTTATAAAGCCTTTAAGAAGCATAACGGCGTAACGCCGGCTGAGTACCGCAGAATCAACGGCTGGCAGGCGGAGCAGGAGCAGGAACTGGTTTGA